TTGAGGAAGGACAACTTCTAGATAAGTTTAAACAAGTTTTTAACCATCCTGATACTAAATCATACTTTAATAAAATGACCCATTTTGATTTAAAGACACTCTTACCTGCTTTATTACACGTAGAAGATAGAATGAGTATGGCAGTGTCAATAGAGTCAAGAGTTCCTATTTTAGATTATAGAATAATAGAGCTTGCATCTAAAATGCCCCCATCAATGAAGTTTTCAGGCGGAAAAACAAAAGCAATGCTTATAAAATCAGTAAAAAATATATTACCAAAAGAGATAATAGAGAGAAAAGATAAAATGGGTTTTCCAACTCCTATAAACAATTGGCTTGCTGGAGACCTAAAAGAGTATGCCCTTGATATACTGACATCTCAAAAAGCAAAACAAAGAGGCTATTTAAATACTCAAGCAATAGAAAAACAGATAAATGAAAGTGGAAAATTTAGCCGTGATCTATGGGGTGCCCTAAATCTTGAGATGTGGCATAGAAAGTATATAGACTGATGATAACTATTAAAACAAACCTCAAAAATACAAACTGGCTTAAATATATAATAGAGCAATTTAAAACTATTAATCTAGTTAATTTTGATATAGAAGTTATAGGCTTTGAAGCGAAAGCAAGATTTGATAATATTATATATTATACAGATACTTATATACAAAACTCTCTAAATATATTTAACTCAAATGAAATCTTGCCAAATGGAAAGATAGAATACATAAAAGAAAATTTATATATTTTGGAAAATACTAATACACAAGACGATAATTTTGAATTAAACTATGATATTTTTTGGAATGCATTCGTTTTTTTATCAAGATATGAAGAGCATTTGAGCGAAAAAAATGGTAAACATATATACAGCTATAGCCTAAATCATCCAAGAGTAGATAAATCAAGTTTTGATATACCAATTGTCAATATACTATTTAATGAGTTAGAGATTTTTTTGAAAAATAATTTTCCAAATTTGGATTTTTGGGACGCAAAAAAGCCAATTATTGACTTGTCTCATGATGTTGACTATATAAATAAAACTTTTCAGTTAAGACTTAAGCAAACAGCATTTAATAGTTTTAATACTATTAAATCAATACTAAAACCAGAAAAATTTTTAAAAAATTTAAAAAAAACAATAAAATTTGCATTTTCAAATCCATCATATTGGTGTTTCGATTATTGGCAAAATTTAGAGAAATCACATAATAAAACTTCGACATTTTATATCTATGTAAAAAATGAATCAAAAAGTTTTAAATCGTGGCTTATAGATCCTTCTTATGATATAAAAACTAATACTAAACTTCAAAATAATCTAAAAGAACTCTATGTAAATGGATTTAAAATAGGATTACATGGAAGTTATGATAGTGCAAAGAATTTTAATAGACTAAAAGAAGAAAAAGAGATACTTGAAAAAACTCTTGGGATTAAAGTGACAAAGACTAGACAACATTGGCTAAACTATTTTGAAGCAATCACTCCAAAGTCTCACAGTAAATTATTTGAGCACGATTCTACCCTTGGATGGAATGATAGGATTGGTTTTAGAAGTGGGTGTGCTAGTTCGTATCATCCTTATGATTTTGAAAATCAAAAAGGATATGGGTATCAAGTCATACCACAGATTATAATGGATTCTAATGTATATGACTATACTGATGATGAAAAAATATTTCAAAAAGCCAAAGATATGCTTACTACATCAAAAGAAGTATCAAAAACTACACATGTATCTATATCTTGGCATCAAAGAGTTTGTAGTAGTGATTATAAGTGGCATAAATTTTATGAGGAGATTTTAGATGATATATAAGTATTTACCATATTTTATGTTCAAGCCATTGTTTGGGGATAGAAAAAAATGGGGACTGAAAGCAGATTTTTCTGATGAAGAGTATATTGAGGCATTAAAAGAGGAAAATGTACAAAAATTTTATCAAGATAATCAAAAAGGAAGTATTGGTACAACTGTGAATCATTTTGGTTTTAAAATTATGGAACAGATTGATTTAACGGATAAAGTAGTTCTTGAAGTTGGTCCTGGAAGTATTGATCACTTGGATTACAATTCAACAAAACCCAAAAAATATATTTTAGCAGATATAAGAAAAGAATTTTTAGAAATATCTCAAAAAAGACTTGAAGAATACTTTATTGAGGATATTGAAACTATAGAAGTGAGTGGTATTAAAATAGGATTAGAAGATAATAATGTCGATATACTTATAACTTTTCATCAGTTAGAACATATTTATGAGCTAGAAGAGTATTTACAGGAGTTAAAACGAATATTAAAGCCAAATGGTATTTTAATAGGTGCTGTTCCTACAGAGGGGGGGGTAGCCTGGGGATTCGGAAGATTTCTAACATCAAGACGATATGTGAAGAAAAATATGGATTTTGATTACGATAAAATCATTTGTTGGGAGCATCCAAATTTTGTAAATAAGATTAAAAAACTACTTGATGAAAATTTTACAAATGTTCAGTCTATAAAAAACCCTTTTGGTATATTGCCAATGGACTTTAACCTATCTTGGTCGTTTATTTACAGGAATGATAAAAAGTGAACATCTATAAACAAGTCTTAAAGCAAAACTTACATAAGCTTTTAAATCTTTACAATACTGATAAGTTTTCTACTACTTATGGTTATGCAGACCGTGAGTTTTGGGGTTGGAAGACAAAAGATTTTGCAAATGCAACTTTACAAGGTGGAGTGCATAGTTTAGCTATTGCTCTTAAACTTGACTTATTCCAAAATAAAGAAGAATCTATTGTTTTAGAGATGATAGATTCAGCTATTATGGCAATTGATAAGATAAAAGATAAAAATGGTTCAGTAATAGAAGCATATCCTAGAGAAAATTCATTTTGTGTGACTGCATTGGTCGCTTTTGATGTACTTTGGGCTATAAGATATCTCGAAAATATCCTAGATAATGAAACTAAGCAAAGATATTTAAAAGTTATAAAGCCACTGATTGAGTTTATTACAAATAATGGTGAAGAACATGCAATTATTTCAAACCATTTAGCAACAGGTGTTGCCGCTATAACTTTATGGAATGAGATGAGTGGTGATGATAGCCCAAGAGATAAAGAGTTACTACAAATCATTTATGATAACCAATCAGATGAAGGATGGTACAAAGAGTATGAAGGGGCAGACCCTGGATATCAAACATTATGTACTTATTATCTATCTTGTGCTTATGAGATAACAAAAGATCATAAACTATTAGAATCACTTAAAAGATCAGCCAACTTTTTAAGTCATTTTATCCATCCGGATGGAACTATTGGTGGACTATATGGCTCAAGAAATACTGAGGTTTTTTATCCTGCAGGTATAATCACTCTTAGTGGTGAGATAAAAGAGTTTGCTATGATGGCAAAATATTTAGAACCAAAAGAACAACATTTACTGCCTCAAAATATAGATATCGGAAACTATATACCTTTATTAAATGCATATGCAGTAGCAGCTTTGAAGTATGATGATGTAAAAGAAAATATAGAAAAAACAAAAATCTACCCTTTTTATATGAAAACTGAAATAAAAGATTTTAAACAAACTGGTATTCACCTTAATTCAAATGAAAACTATTTTGCAATACTTAATTATAAAAAAGGTGGTACGTTAAAAGTATTCAATCTAAATAATTGTAAATTGGATATTGAAGATGGTGGTTTATTTGGAACCTTAAATGACAGTCAAAAGTTTTCTACACAGCAGTTTGATGAAAAGATAGTTTTTAAAGATAATGTCATCCAAGCAAACTTTTATAAAATAAATGAATCTTTACCAAACCCTTTAAATTTCATCATCCTAAGAGTACTATCTTT
The Candidatus Marinarcus aquaticus genome window above contains:
- a CDS encoding class I SAM-dependent methyltransferase; protein product: MIYKYLPYFMFKPLFGDRKKWGLKADFSDEEYIEALKEENVQKFYQDNQKGSIGTTVNHFGFKIMEQIDLTDKVVLEVGPGSIDHLDYNSTKPKKYILADIRKEFLEISQKRLEEYFIEDIETIEVSGIKIGLEDNNVDILITFHQLEHIYELEEYLQELKRILKPNGILIGAVPTEGGVAWGFGRFLTSRRYVKKNMDFDYDKIICWEHPNFVNKIKKLLDENFTNVQSIKNPFGILPMDFNLSWSFIYRNDKK
- a CDS encoding DUF7033 domain-containing protein, which encodes MITIKTNLKNTNWLKYIIEQFKTINLVNFDIEVIGFEAKARFDNIIYYTDTYIQNSLNIFNSNEILPNGKIEYIKENLYILENTNTQDDNFELNYDIFWNAFVFLSRYEEHLSEKNGKHIYSYSLNHPRVDKSSFDIPIVNILFNELEIFLKNNFPNLDFWDAKKPIIDLSHDVDYINKTFQLRLKQTAFNSFNTIKSILKPEKFLKNLKKTIKFAFSNPSYWCFDYWQNLEKSHNKTSTFYIYVKNESKSFKSWLIDPSYDIKTNTKLQNNLKELYVNGFKIGLHGSYDSAKNFNRLKEEKEILEKTLGIKVTKTRQHWLNYFEAITPKSHSKLFEHDSTLGWNDRIGFRSGCASSYHPYDFENQKGYGYQVIPQIIMDSNVYDYTDDEKIFQKAKDMLTTSKEVSKTTHVSISWHQRVCSSDYKWHKFYEEILDDI